One window from the genome of Micromonospora aurantiaca ATCC 27029 encodes:
- a CDS encoding ABC transporter substrate-binding protein: protein MRRRQLLALALAGAMVTGAAACGDSPNANKKSGQAATVLNVGMPNGPQAENNNPFLTTSAAASLGYRWQIYEPLMMWNPVKPAEPFKPWLATKAEWSSDYKTVKVTIRENATWSDGQKVTAEDVAFTYNLVKKFPALNDQGVPYTDAVASGNEVTISMASPQFVNQQKVLWRVPIVPKHLWEKIADPATDPVKQPVGSGPYTLKSFTPATTTLSMRDSGYWQDPPKVKELRYTSYTDNSAQTTALANGESEWSFVFIPNYQTVFVAKDQKNHKMWAPPVLGIHGLYVNTTKKPFDDPTLRKAMNMVIDRADIFTTAEAGYFHPEVKSVTGLPSPAGDSFIAPEYKGQEHKVDVEGAKALLAGAGYKLDGTTLKDKSGKPVTIRLTDPAGWSDYQTSLEIVKGNLAKIGIAATIDKANQDAWFRNVEQGNFEATFRWTESGATPYDIYRTIMDGRVLKPIGTASPAGNFGRFQSKEATDALVSYANATDDATRTTAMATLQKIFVEQMPMIPVGADNIGGAYSTKNWTGWPDDSNPYGALQPTQPNAVDVVLHLKPVAG, encoded by the coding sequence ATGAGAAGACGGCAACTCCTCGCCCTCGCGCTGGCCGGCGCGATGGTCACCGGCGCCGCCGCCTGCGGCGACAGCCCGAACGCGAACAAGAAGAGCGGCCAGGCCGCGACCGTGTTGAACGTCGGCATGCCCAACGGCCCGCAGGCGGAGAACAACAACCCGTTCCTCACCACCTCGGCCGCCGCGTCGCTCGGCTACCGGTGGCAGATCTACGAGCCGCTGATGATGTGGAACCCGGTCAAGCCGGCCGAGCCGTTCAAGCCGTGGCTCGCCACCAAGGCCGAGTGGTCGTCGGACTACAAGACGGTCAAGGTGACCATCCGGGAGAACGCCACCTGGTCCGACGGGCAGAAGGTCACCGCCGAGGACGTCGCGTTCACCTACAACCTGGTGAAGAAGTTCCCGGCCCTCAACGACCAGGGCGTGCCGTACACGGACGCCGTGGCCAGCGGCAACGAGGTCACCATCTCGATGGCCAGCCCGCAGTTCGTCAACCAGCAGAAGGTGCTGTGGCGGGTGCCGATCGTGCCAAAGCACCTGTGGGAGAAGATCGCCGACCCGGCCACCGACCCGGTGAAGCAGCCGGTCGGCAGCGGCCCGTACACGCTGAAGTCGTTCACCCCGGCGACCACGACGCTCTCCATGCGCGACAGCGGCTACTGGCAGGACCCGCCGAAGGTCAAGGAGCTGCGATACACGTCCTACACGGACAACAGCGCGCAGACCACCGCGCTGGCGAACGGCGAGTCGGAGTGGAGCTTCGTCTTCATCCCGAACTACCAGACCGTGTTCGTGGCGAAGGACCAGAAGAACCACAAGATGTGGGCGCCGCCGGTGCTGGGCATCCACGGCCTCTACGTGAACACCACGAAGAAGCCGTTCGACGACCCGACGCTGCGCAAGGCGATGAACATGGTGATCGACCGGGCGGACATCTTCACCACCGCCGAGGCCGGCTACTTCCACCCGGAGGTCAAGAGCGTGACCGGCCTGCCCAGCCCGGCCGGTGACTCGTTCATCGCGCCCGAGTACAAGGGCCAGGAGCACAAGGTCGACGTCGAGGGCGCCAAGGCGCTGCTCGCCGGCGCGGGCTACAAGCTCGACGGCACCACGCTCAAGGACAAGAGCGGCAAGCCGGTCACGATCCGGCTCACCGACCCGGCCGGCTGGTCCGACTACCAGACCAGCCTGGAGATCGTGAAGGGCAACCTGGCGAAGATCGGCATCGCGGCCACCATCGACAAGGCCAACCAGGACGCCTGGTTCCGCAACGTCGAGCAGGGCAACTTCGAGGCCACGTTCCGGTGGACCGAGTCCGGCGCCACGCCGTACGACATCTACCGGACCATCATGGACGGCCGCGTGCTCAAGCCGATCGGCACCGCCTCCCCGGCGGGCAACTTCGGCCGGTTCCAGAGCAAGGAGGCCACCGACGCGCTGGTGTCGTACGCCAACGCCACCGACGACGCCACCCGCACCACGGCGATGGCCACCCTGCAGAAGATCTTCGTCGAGCAGATGCCGATGATCCCGGTCGGCGCGGACAACATCGGCGGCGCGTACAGCACGAAGAACTGGACCGGCTGGCCGGACGACTCGAACCCGTACGGCGCGCTCCAGCCCACCCAGCCCAACGCGGTGGACGTGGTGCTGCACCTCAAGCCGGTCGCCGGCTGA
- a CDS encoding LacI family DNA-binding transcriptional regulator — protein MPITIADVATRAGVSKTTVSRVLNGKGEVHVRTADRVRAVISDLGYVPSARAVGLARGRTRVVGMLVPALTWPWMGEVLQGAADVVEAAGYGMLLFTCTHGDESMRRFASQVSAKSFDGLLVVEPEGTLDYITELHRRGLPVILIDDRGHQPGFPSVRTTNEEGARAAATHLLALGRRRPLVVTGLRRFGCTRERLAGFAGAYADAGVPIEPDRVVEGDFTFECGRAAVRRLLADGVPFDAVFAHNDLSAAGALQALRDAGRHVPQDVAVVGFDDLPLAGHTHPPLSSVRQPLREMGTAAARLLIGHLAGTPLPDTPTVIPTGFTARDSTTTSDPTAPDSTGAREPAGARVT, from the coding sequence GTGCCGATCACCATCGCCGACGTCGCCACCCGCGCCGGGGTGAGCAAGACGACGGTCTCCCGGGTGCTCAACGGCAAGGGCGAGGTGCACGTCCGTACCGCCGACCGGGTCCGTGCCGTGATCAGCGACCTCGGGTACGTGCCGAGCGCCCGCGCGGTCGGCCTCGCCCGGGGGCGTACCCGGGTGGTCGGGATGCTGGTCCCGGCGCTGACCTGGCCCTGGATGGGCGAGGTGCTCCAGGGCGCGGCCGACGTGGTCGAGGCCGCCGGCTACGGCATGCTGCTGTTCACCTGCACCCACGGCGACGAGTCGATGCGCCGGTTCGCCTCCCAGGTCTCGGCCAAGTCGTTCGACGGCCTGCTCGTGGTCGAACCGGAGGGGACGCTCGACTACATCACCGAGCTGCACCGGCGCGGCCTGCCGGTCATCCTCATCGACGACCGGGGCCACCAGCCCGGCTTCCCGTCGGTGCGGACCACGAACGAGGAAGGCGCGCGGGCCGCCGCCACGCACCTGCTGGCGCTCGGCCGGCGGCGGCCGCTCGTCGTCACCGGCCTGCGCCGGTTCGGCTGCACCCGGGAACGGCTCGCCGGGTTCGCCGGCGCCTACGCCGACGCGGGCGTACCGATCGAGCCGGACCGGGTGGTGGAGGGCGACTTCACCTTCGAGTGCGGGCGCGCGGCGGTACGGCGGCTACTCGCCGACGGCGTACCGTTCGACGCCGTCTTCGCCCACAACGACCTGTCGGCCGCCGGGGCGTTGCAGGCGCTGCGCGACGCCGGGCGGCACGTCCCGCAGGACGTGGCGGTGGTCGGCTTCGACGACCTCCCGCTGGCCGGGCACACCCACCCGCCGCTGAGCTCGGTGCGCCAGCCCCTGCGGGAGATGGGTACGGCGGCGGCCCGCCTGCTCATCGGCCACCTCGCCGGCACCCCGCTGCCGGACACCCCGACCGTCATCCCGACCGGCTTCACCGCCCGCGACTCGACGACCACGAGCGACCCGACCGCACCGGACTCGACAGGCGCGCGGGAGCCGGCGGGTGCCCGCGTCACCTGA